In Pseudomonas nunensis, a single window of DNA contains:
- a CDS encoding TetR/AcrR family transcriptional regulator — protein MDEQKALRVMRELVDNGQLTDPDSARGKLLQVAAHLFRNKGYERTTVRDLASAVGIQSGSIFHHFKSKDEILRAVMEETIRYNTALMQAALAEAANVRERVLALIRCELQSIMGGSGEAMAVLVYEWRSLSAEGQVHVLALRDIYEEIWLQVLGEAKDAGFIRGDVFITRRFLTGALSWTTTWFRAGGSMSLDQLADEALILVLEERQ, from the coding sequence GTGGACGAGCAAAAAGCCCTGAGGGTGATGCGCGAATTGGTCGACAACGGCCAATTGACCGACCCGGATAGCGCTCGCGGCAAACTGCTGCAAGTGGCGGCTCATCTGTTCCGCAATAAAGGTTATGAACGCACCACCGTGCGGGATCTAGCCAGCGCAGTGGGCATTCAGTCGGGCAGTATTTTTCATCACTTCAAAAGCAAGGACGAGATCCTGCGTGCGGTGATGGAAGAAACCATTCGCTACAACACCGCGTTGATGCAGGCGGCCTTGGCCGAGGCTGCCAACGTGCGCGAGCGGGTGCTGGCGCTGATTCGTTGCGAGTTGCAGTCGATCATGGGCGGCAGCGGCGAAGCCATGGCGGTGCTGGTTTATGAATGGCGTTCGTTGTCCGCAGAAGGGCAGGTCCACGTGCTGGCCCTGCGTGACATTTATGAAGAGATCTGGCTGCAAGTGCTGGGCGAGGCCAAGGACGCCGGGTTTATCCGTGGCGACGTGTTCATCACCCGGCGTTTCCTGACGGGCGCGTTGTCCTGGACCACCACCTGGTTTCGCGCCGGCGGCAGCATGAGCCTCGATCAATTGGCCGATGAGGCGTTGATTCTGGTGCTGGAAGAACGGCAGTAA
- a CDS encoding substrate-binding periplasmic protein, producing the protein MSSPSWTVSRLLLAALAVLWVLPSQAAQQVRVGAAHFPPYTVRPESGADTGLLPQLVEALNQLQTDYHFVLVPTSIPRRFGDFKQGRVDMAIFENPEWGWKDIPHTTVDMGLEDAEIFVAQRKPDRQQSYFADLTGKRLALFSGYHYEFANFNADPKFLAQNYNATLTYSHDSNLLMVLRDRADIALVTRSYLSDYLLRNEKVADELLVSQRIDQVYHHYALLSPSAPISGPAFTQLLQGLRDNGQMLKIFEPYKIAVVPVPKS; encoded by the coding sequence ATGTCTTCGCCAAGTTGGACGGTCTCGCGGCTTTTGCTGGCGGCACTCGCGGTGCTATGGGTATTGCCGTCCCAGGCAGCGCAACAGGTGCGGGTCGGCGCTGCGCACTTTCCGCCTTACACCGTGCGCCCGGAGTCTGGTGCTGACACCGGTTTGTTGCCGCAATTGGTGGAAGCCCTGAATCAATTGCAGACCGACTACCATTTCGTGCTGGTGCCCACTTCGATTCCCCGGCGTTTCGGTGATTTCAAGCAGGGCCGGGTGGACATGGCGATCTTCGAGAACCCGGAGTGGGGCTGGAAGGACATTCCTCACACCACCGTCGACATGGGCCTGGAAGACGCGGAGATTTTTGTCGCGCAACGTAAACCAGATCGTCAGCAGAGTTACTTTGCCGACCTCACGGGCAAGCGTCTCGCACTGTTCAGCGGCTATCACTACGAATTCGCCAACTTCAACGCCGACCCGAAATTCCTCGCGCAGAATTACAACGCCACGCTGACCTATTCCCATGACAGCAACCTGCTGATGGTGCTGCGTGACCGCGCGGACATTGCCCTGGTCACGCGCTCGTACCTGAGCGATTACTTGCTGCGCAACGAAAAAGTCGCCGATGAATTGCTGGTGTCCCAGCGCATCGATCAGGTCTACCACCACTACGCGCTGCTCAGTCCGAGCGCGCCGATCAGTGGCCCGGCGTTCACCCAGTTGCTGCAAGGCCTGCGCGACAACGGCCAGATGCTGAAGATTTTCGAGCCATACAAGATCGCCGTGGTGCCAGTGCCCAAGTCCTGA